A window of Gimesia sp. genomic DNA:
CCCAGTCGTTCGAGCATCATTACCGGGCGTTATCCGCACAGTACCGGCGCACATCAACTGCATCTGCCACTACCTGCCAGCCAGGTGACCTTTGTGGAAAAACTGAAAGATTCCGGCTATTACACGGCGGCTGCCGGGAAGTGGCATCTGGGCACGCCGACCGAAAGCAAGTTTGATCATGTGACGACCAAACTCAACCAGTGGGTCAACACACTTAAGCAGCGTCCCAAAGACAAACCGTTCTGCATGTGGTTTGCGACGACCGATCCTCATCGCCCTTATGAACGCAACATTATTCCCCGGCCCCATCTGAATGAAGATGTGATCGTGCCCCCTTATCTGCCTGACACACCTGAAGTCCGCAGTGACCTGGCTTTGTACTACGATGAAATCACGCGATTGGATAGCGTGATGGGTCGAGTGCGTCAGGAACTGAAAGAGCAGGGAGTCGCCGATAATACGATGATTGTATTTCTCAGTGACAACGGAAGACCTTTTCCACGCTGCAAGACGACCGTTTATGACAGCGGAGTGAAAACTCCTTGGATTGTCGCCTGGCCGGCAAAGGTGAAAGCGGGTACGGTTTGCAGGTCTCTGATCAGCTCGGTCGATCTGGCTCCGACACTGTTGGAACTGGCGGGGCTGGAAGTCGGTGAAACATTCCAGGGGAAGAGTTTCAAACCATTACTGGAGAATCCCAACGCGACAATCCGCACGCATGTGTTTGCCGAACATAACTGG
This region includes:
- a CDS encoding sulfatase, whose amino-acid sequence is MRIKLSAVLLVVLLILGTGTVESQAQVPATGKPNFIVFIADDMAWDDCGAYGHEKIQTPHLDQLAADGMKFTEAFLTCSSCSPSRSSIITGRYPHSTGAHQLHLPLPASQVTFVEKLKDSGYYTAAAGKWHLGTPTESKFDHVTTKLNQWVNTLKQRPKDKPFCMWFATTDPHRPYERNIIPRPHLNEDVIVPPYLPDTPEVRSDLALYYDEITRLDSVMGRVRQELKEQGVADNTMIVFLSDNGRPFPRCKTTVYDSGVKTPWIVAWPAKVKAGTVCRSLISSVDLAPTLLELAGLEVGETFQGKSFKPLLENPNATIRTHVFAEHNWHDFEDFGRAVRSRRYKYIRNFYPDIPGTPPADAVRSPTYTVMRELRDQNKLTEDQRSCFVVPRPEVELYDLEKDPHELKNLAGKPEYQKVEQELRAELDQWQEATYDRLPRSRRPDEFHRETGEKLPAFRKK